A stretch of Besnoitia besnoiti strain Bb-Ger1 chromosome III, whole genome shotgun sequence DNA encodes these proteins:
- a CDS encoding hypothetical protein (encoded by transcript BESB_048140): MHVEREDSAFSSFSSESFPSLSRTSSSSFSDCPPPGAASPAEPPCLDTLRCLYTSAQQDHLLDFHPRLSHADQKLLLHQLSRHDAVRVSRIFRRALRRHQAKAAAESAAKLLEAQASRTVSAAEEAGKHELTQALDAPGAPAGAPAPSPSLRTKECAECSLSVSPIVAPSPSVLSAESAQVAAPADEATAATGEERSNAASLAVSAARASAQSFASVAARAALEAELTLAAPLIGKRMKTEEPLRSVQPARPPAGAGGGNETEHEDEDDLHELPSRCCRETCFPPDIIEWGETAEDAHKGEAQHANDASEEDTDAMQARLARLYSLVEQSSCPLVRLEAMPDRARRHWYSLGLKLIREGRVAALVLAGGDGTRLAFAGPKGQLPVAPLSGKSLFQLFAERVKRLCELAEREGEAESRTSAAERVESTGMPRPQPRLVSLPLLIMTSEGNDTQTRAFFAQHNFFGLHPSSVYFFLQESMPTFSPDGHILLREPGCMYTAPNGNGGVFSALESAGLLRELRERGVVGLQVCSVDNILARIGDPLFFGLCFESHTPVGNKVLRRRDPYEKVGVVCQVLSQAPPTHAERSRLKEALLHSFAATGGDRSADASRVREAEAREKDGGSPREGRSARECKKKAATASGEARSHPERNGDGRRRIPVVIEYSELPDEIRLARKSPAETQQDQATDLLFEWGNACLHYFDLRFIHAVLTNRRLLDSSYHLALKNVNAILPRRAGAAREGAGPTAETRPNGHARTGEGDLSKDFVRVEKGWKLELFIFDVFALASRVLCVEVARSAEFSPIKNKSPNPNPRTVSDVVEDTLFSAQRDLSRLHRSWLRCAGVRADTHDAQPLRSPDQRDDDLEREISAQRAGADGGKGDEADRAEAEVGFQETLCEISPLVSYGGEALSEAVAEGRLASRVGLPFRFEG, translated from the exons ATGCATGTGGAACGAGAGGATTctgctttttcctctttttcctctGAATCCTTTCCCTCGCTGTCTCGcacgtcctcttcttctttctcggactgtccgccgcctggcgccgcatCGCCGGCAGAGCCGCCGTGTCTAGACACCCTgaggtgtctgtacacctcGGCGCAGCAGGACCATTTGCTCGATTTCcatccgcgcctctcccacGCCGACcagaagctgctgctgcaccaACTCAGCCGCCACGATGccgtgcgcgtctcgcgcatcttccgccgcgccctaAGGCGGCaccaggcgaaggcggccgcggagtcTGCTGCGAAGCTCTTAGAGGCACAAGCCTCGCGCACGGTGTCCGCGGCCGAGGAAGCTGGCAAGCACGAGCTCACACAGGCACTCGATGCGCCGGGTgctcccgcaggcgcgcccgccccaaGCCCTTCTCTGCGAACTAAGGAATGCGCTGAGTGTTCATTGTCTGTCAGCCCCATAGTCGCCCCGTCTCCCTCGGTGCTCTCCGCGGAAAGTGCGCAGgtggctgcgccggcggacgaagcgacggcagctacgggcgaggagaggtcgaacgcggcgtcgctggctgtctccgccgcgcgcgcgtcggcgcagagCTTCGCgtcggtcgccgcgcgcgcggccctggAGGCTGAGCtgacgctggcggcgccgctgatTGGGAAGCGGATGAAGACCGAAGAGCCGCTGCGGAGTGTCCAgccagcgaggccgccagcgggcgcgggaggggGCAACGAAACCGagcacgaagacgaggacgattTGCATGAACTCCCCTCGAGGTGCTGCCGAGAGACGTGCTTTCCGCCCGATATCATCGAGTGGGGAGAAACGGCTGAGGACGCACACAAGGGCGAAGCGCAGCACGCAAacgacgccagcgaagaggacaCAGATGCCATGCAAgcgagactcgcgcggctgtATAGCCTCGTTGAGCAAAGCAGCTGCCCGCTCGTTCGCCTCGAGGCCATGCCcgaccgcgcgaggcggcatTGGTACTCCCTCGGATTGAAGCTAATTC GGGAGGGGCGAGTGGCGGCCCTCGtgctggcgggcggcgacgggacGCGCCTGGCTTTCGCAGGCCCCAAGGGACAGCTGCCGGTGGCGCCACTGTCGGGCAAGAGTCTGTTTCAGCTGTTCGCCGAGCGCGTCAAACGTCTCTGTGAACtcgcggagagggagggagaggctgaGAGCCGCACGAGCGCTGCGGAGCGAGTCGAGTCGACGGGGAtgccgaggccgcagcctcgcctcgtttcgctgccgcttctTATCATGACCAGCGAGGGCAacgacacgcagacgcgcgcgtttttcgcgcAGCACAACTTCTTCGGCCTCCATCCGTCGTCCGTGTATTTCTTCCTGCAAGAGTCAATGCCCACGTTTTCGCCCGACGGCCACATTTTGCTCCGTGAGCCCGGATGTATGTACACCGCGCCAAACGGGAACGGCGGCGTGTTCAGCGCGCTCGAGTCTgcggggctgctgcgcgagctgcgcgagcggggCGTGGTGGGGCTGCAAGTCTGCAGCGTTGACAACATTCTCGCGCGGATTGGCGACCCGCTTTTCTTTGGGCTCTGCTTCGAGTCGCATACACCCGTCGGGAACAAagtgctgcggcgtcgcgacCCGTACGAGAAAGTTGGCGTCGTATGCCAGGTGctttcgcaggcgcctccgacGCACGCCGAAAGGTCGCGCCTcaaggaggcgctgctgcactccttcgcggcgactGGCGGAGACAGGTcggcagacgcgagccgtgtgcgcgaggcggaagcgagggagaaagacgggggttcgccgcgcgagggacgcagcgcgcgcgagtgcaAAAAAAaggcggcgacagccagCGGGGAAGCGCGATCACACCCTGAGAGGAATGGAGATGGACGACGACGCATCCCCGTCGTGATTGAGTACTCCGAGCTGCCGGATGAGATTCGGCTGGCGCGGAAGAgcccggcggagacgcagcaggaCCAGGCGACAGATCTCCTGTTTGAGTGGGGCAATGCCTGCCTGCACTACTTCGACCTGCGATTCATTCACGCGGTTCTGACCAATCGCCGCCTCCTGGACTCCTCGTACCACCTCGCCTTGAAGAACGTGAACGCGATTCttccgaggcgcgccggagctGCCCGCGAAGGGGCCGGTccgaccgcggagacgcgcccgaaCGGGCACGCGAGGacaggcgagggcgacctcTCGAAGGACTTTGTCAGAGTCGAGAAAGGCTGGAAACTCGAACTCTTCATCTTCGACGTGTTCGCCCTTGCCTCCCGCGTCCTG TGCGTCGAagtcgcccgcagcgccgagtTTAGTCCCATCAAGAACAAAAGCCCAAATCCGAACCCCCGCACAGTCAGCGACGTCGTCGAGGATACACTCTtcagcgcgcagagagacctctctcgcctgcatcgCTCTTGGCTGCGGTGCgctggcgtccgcgccgatacgcacgacgcgcagccgctgcgatCGCCTGACCAAAGGGACGACGACCTTGAGCGGGAGATCTCTGCacagcgcgcgggcgccgacggcgggaaGGGGGACGAGGCGGACAGGGCTGAGGCAGAGGTCGGCTTCCAAGAGACGCTCTGCGAAATATCGCCTCTAGTGTCAtacggaggcgaagcgctgTCGGAGGCTGTGGCTGAAGGGCGCCTTGCGTCTCGCGTGGGTCTGCCGTTCCGCTTTGAAGGCTGA